The proteins below are encoded in one region of Oncorhynchus kisutch isolate 150728-3 linkage group LG14, Okis_V2, whole genome shotgun sequence:
- the LOC109903666 gene encoding voltage-dependent calcium channel gamma-6 subunit, whose translation MWSTFFLHEEDGRPIPPGAGVGAGAGTLGLTGVMGGRGAGAGAMGVKRRAKASTSGGMSEVQEGKIKLAFFVAIVGVVLTVLGLGTEYWVVLSPPKNFYNNQTCLAAHYGLWKGCTRTLWVADIDPERESCGPAELPGESNCTYFKFYTTGENAVIFQKTTEKSLNVAAAMMALFGLFLMVTGAICITTALSKGESFFLKAASVCFILSGLLILLSLIVFNQSVLSFLASDHSVPLHHELSWSVSCVGFAGAILILGGTLFLLLALPFSPWRRCFPPQNESDS comes from the exons ATGTGGTCCACCTTCTTTCTGCACGAAGAGGATGGCAGGCCGATTCCACCAGGGGCGGGAGTAGGAGCCGGAGCAGGTACTCTGGGACTGACCGGTGTCATGGGTGGCAGAGGGGCTGGGGCTGGTGCTATGGGAGTTAAGCGCCGTGCAAAAGCGTCAACATCAGGAGGCATGAGCGAGGTCCAGGAGGGCAAGATCAAGCTGGCGTTCTTCGTGGCCATCGTGGGTGTGGTGTTGACTGTCTTGGGCTTGGGCACAGAGTATTGGGTGGTGCTGTCTCCGCCCAAGAACTTCTACAACAACCAGACATGTCTGGCAGCACACTACGGGCTGTGGAAAGGATGCACCCGGACTCTGTGGGTGGCTGACATAGACCCTGAGCGAGAGAGCTGTGGGCCGGCTGAATTGCCCGGAG AATCCAACTGCACCTACTTCAAGTTCTACACCACTGGAGAGAATGCCGTCATCTTCCAGAAAACAACAGAAAAGA GTCTGAATGTGGCGGCGGCCATGATGGCCCTCTTCGGTCTCTTCCTGATGGTCACAGGGGCCATATGCATCACCACAGCCCTCAGCAAAGGAGAATCATTCTTCCTCAAGGCTGCATCGGTTTGCTTCATTCTGTCAG gCCTCTTGATTCTCCTGTCTCTTATTGTTTTCAACCAATCGGTACTCTCCTTCCTAGCCAGTGACCACTCGGTGCCGTTGCATCATGAGTTGTCTTGGTCAGTATCCTGTGTTGGGTTTGCAGGGGCCATTCTTATTTTGGGCGGAACCCTATTTCTCTTGCTTGCGCTACCATTCAGCCCCTGGCGAAGGTGTTTTCCCCCCCAAAATGAAAGCGATAGCTAG